A window from Drosophila nasuta strain 15112-1781.00 chromosome 3, ASM2355853v1, whole genome shotgun sequence encodes these proteins:
- the LOC132793091 gene encoding uncharacterized protein LOC132793091, whose amino-acid sequence MIMEEFEEKRVKNEEAVDLLPRTPGKCPVTKCDATVFPSNVMMHMMDKHSYADGTINSEIYDHKPVAFHFDPSRLEFGENRCVATLAYGGSIDRPETQPGYDFISLPNAALINYQHSYDNFLPIMMMVCRSNCFALLENRKLEQELSSLRGHKAGTYVIWLVAPKTTRKLYYTLTIHDRYYHISRSVIRSVRDFCASQNPSEFMVNDDNYLLLRDSEILQLMSKPSTKTKGKQKRGIPVELIVYQYPRDPDSQWQKSDQGKKLLIKMPHTKAQIQRTINGKLSLTKRPLSKTVL is encoded by the coding sequence atgatAATGGAGGAGTTTGAAGAGAAGCGAGTGAAGAATGAAGAAGCCGTGGATCTACTACCGCGAACACCTGGAAAATGTCCTGTGACGAAATGCGATGCAACTGTCTTTCCCTCCAACGTCATGATGCACATGATGGACAAACATTCATATGCCGATGGTACCATCAACTCAGAGATCTATGACCACAAGCCAGTAGCATTCCACTTCGATCCCTCGAGACTTGAGTTTGGCGAAAATCGTTGTGTAGCTACCTTGGCTTATGGTGGCTCGATAGATCGGCCAGAGACGCAACCGGGTTATGACTTCATAAGTCTACCGAATGCTGCACTAATCAACTATCAACATAGCTATGACAATTTCCTACCAATCATGATGATGGTTTGTCGATCCAATTGTTTTGCTCTCCTCGAAAACAGAAAGCTGGAGCAAGAACTGTCATCGCTGAGAGGTCACAAAGCTGGCACCTATGTCATCTGGCTGGTGGCACCCAAGACAACTCGCAAACTGTACTACACTCTAACCATTCATGATCGTTATTATCACATCTCCAGAAGTGTTATACGTTCAGTGCGAGATTTCTGTGCCAGCCAGAATCCCAGTGAATTTATGGTCAACGATGATAACTATTTGCTGCTGCGCGACTCGGAGATACTTCAGCTCATGAGCAAGCCCAGTACCAAGACAAAGGGCAAACAGAAACGTGGCATTCCAGTCGAGCTCATAGTCTACCAGTACCCAAGGGATCCCGACAGTCAGTGGCAGAAATCCGACCAGGGAAAGAAATTGCTTATCAAAATGCCGCATACAAAAGCTCAAATACAACGCACAATAAATGGAAAGTTATCGCTAACCAAAAGACCTCTTTCAAAGACTGTTCTCTAA